One segment of Struthio camelus isolate bStrCam1 chromosome 27, bStrCam1.hap1, whole genome shotgun sequence DNA contains the following:
- the LOC104148748 gene encoding nodal homolog 2-A, whose amino-acid sequence MRPPLRAAPALALCALALLRLGCAPRAPLRATPGAPPRATPRAPLRATPRAPPRCPPLMLQLLRAPPAPLRAAAAAALSIAPHGSLQNGSRWAFSFDMSSISSSQEVNLAELRVHLPDLSQSQNVTLDIYHSPKQKCQENRTCVHKLFLGTFAGSPSFTQASWKVFNVTSMLRSWLHQEVASGHRSPAETESAVAQDGWEMSGLAAPATAATSMLNSNDSSHGELAIPQDMTDRVLLLIFSKDKSPGDHTLLRTVETSKHVMRDSGSKDLGNRRHRRNRKEKQRIKVSDAPVPAPGEEGKSLCKRVDMIVDFEQTGWGSWIVYPKKYNAYRCEGQCPSPVDETFKPTNHAYIQSLLKLYKPNHVPCPACSPVKMSPLSMLYYEKGEIVIRHHEDMIIEECGCN is encoded by the exons aTGCGGCCCCCGCTGCGCGCCGCGCCCGCGCTGGCGCTCTGCGCCCTGGCGCTGCTCCGCCtgggctgcgcgccccgcgccccgctgcgcgcaacccccggcgccccgccgcgcgcaacgccccgcgccccgctgcgcgcaacgccccgcgccccgccgcgctgcccgccgctcatgctgcagctgctgcgcgccccgccggccccgctccgcgccgccgccgccgccgcgctcagcaTCGCCCCGCACG GTTCTCTCCAGAACGGCTCCCGTTGGGCTTTCTCTTTCGACATGAGCTCCATCTCCAGCAGCCAGGAGGTGAATCTGGCTGAGCTCCGAGTCCACCTGCCTGATCTCTCACAGTCCCAGAATGTCACGCTGGACATCTACCACAGCCCGAAGCAGAAGTGCCAGGAGAACAGGACCTGTGTGCACaagctcttcctgggcaccttcGCTGGCAGCCCCTCTTTCACCCAGGCCTCCTGGAAAGTGTTCAATGTCACCAGCATGCTCAGGTCCTGGCTTCACCAAGAGGTGGCTTCTGGCCACCGCAGTCCTGCAGAAACGGAGAGTGCCGTGGCCCAGGATGGATGGGAGATGAGCGGGTTGGCTGCCCCAGCCACTGCAGCAACGAGCATGCTGAACTCAAATGACTCCAGCCACGGGGAGCTGGCCATACCCCAAGACATGACCGACAGAGTCCTGCTGCTTATCTTCTCCAAGGACAAGTCTCCAGGAGATCACACCCTCCTCAGAACAGTGGAGACCTCCAAGCACGTCATGCGTGACAGTGGCTCCAAGGACTTGGGGAACCGGCGGCATCgtagaaacaggaaggaaaagcaaaggatTAAAGTGAGTGATGCCCCCGTTCCTGCCCCAGGGGAGGAAGGCAAATCGTTGTGCAAGAGAGTGGACATGATAGTGGATTTTGAGCagactggctggggcagctggATTGTCTACCCAAAAAAGTACAATGCCTACCGGTGTGAAGGGCAGTGTCCGTCGCCTGTGGATGAGACCTTCAAACCCACCAACCATGCATACATACAG AGCTTGCTGAAGCTCTACAAGCCCAACCATGTGCCCTGTCCTGCATGCTCCCCAGTTAAGATGAGCCCCCTCTCCATGCTGTACTATGAGAAGGGTGAAATCGTCATCCGCCACCATGAAGACATGATCATCGAAGAGTGTGGCTGCAACTGA